In a single window of the Cucumis melo cultivar AY chromosome 11, USDA_Cmelo_AY_1.0, whole genome shotgun sequence genome:
- the LOC103495954 gene encoding glutamate receptor 3.4-like, translating into MKVFWIRRSGHLVKTRVMLFALLFGIWMPLGVIGVPKNITTSSNPKVLNVGVLFTFDSVIGRSAQPAILAAVDDVNADNHILPGTKLNLILHDTNCSGFFGTMEALQLMEDEVVAAIGPQSSGIAHVISHVINELHIPLLSFGATDPALSAQQYQYFVRTTQSDYFQMNAIADMVDKFGWKEVVAIFVDDDNGRSGISALSDALAKKRAKISYKAAFPSGSSISTISDLLVSVNMMESRVYVVHVNPDTGLSVFSIAKKLQMMGSGYVWIATDWLPSFLDSFETNSPDVMNQLQGVVAFRHHTPDGNLKKNFISKWRNLKYKKSPNFNSYALHAYDSVWLVARALDTFLKEGGNISFSNDPKLRENNGSMFQLKSFKVFNGGEQLLQTIKRTNFTGVSGQIQFGDDGKHLIHPAYDILNIGGTGIRRIGYWSNYSGLSTIAPENLYAKPLNASPNNHLYSVIWPGETSTTPRGWVFPHSGKPLQIVVPNRVSYKAFVSKDKNPPGVKGYCIDVFEAAINLLPYPVPHTYILYGDGKDTPEYSNLVYEVSQNKYDAAVGDITIVTNRTKIVDFTQPFMESGLVVVTVVKEEKSSPWAFLRPFTIQMWAVTAIFFIFVGAVVWILEHRTNEEFRGPPRQQLITIFWFSFSTMFFSHKENTVSTLGRLVLIIWLFVVLIINSSYTASLTSILTVQQLTSNIKGIDSLISSTDAIGVQEGSFALKYLIDDLGIAASRIIKLKDQEEYADALRHGAEDGGVAAIVDELPYVELFLAGTNCMYRIVGEEFTKSGWGFAFQRDSPLAVDLSTAILQLSENGDLQKIHDKWLSRTECSTNLNQVDVNQLSLSSFWGLFLICGIACFVALSVFFFRLLSQYRRFSPETQSEVEEMEPVRTRRLSRTTSFMNFVDKKEAEVKPKLKRSSDNKQVSQSSGSLPASPP; encoded by the exons ATGAAGGTGTTTTGGATTAGGAGGAGTGGCCACTTAGTCAAAACAAGAGTGATGCTATTTGCATTGTTGTTTGGGATTTGGATGCCTTTGGGAGTCATTGGTGTCCCTAAAAACATTACCACTTCTTCAAATCCAAAGGTGTTGAATGTTGGAGTTCTCTTCACTTTCGATTCGGTTATTGGACGGTCTGCACAGCCTGCGATTTTAGCTGCTGTGGACGACGTCAATGCCGATAACCACATTCTTCCCGGAACGAAGCTGAACTTGATCCTACATGACACAAACTGCAGCGGATTTTTTGGAACTATGGAAG CCTTGCAGTTGATGGAAGATGAAGTGGTTGCTGCTATTGGACCACAATCTTCAGGCATCGCTCACGTCATTTCCCATGTTATTAATGAACTCCATATTCCACTTCTATCATTTGGAGCTACAGATCCTGCTTTGTCTGCTCAACAATACCAATATTTCGTTCGAACCACACAGAGTGATTACTTTCAGATGAATGCAATTGCTGATATGGTTGACAAGTTTGGATGGAAAGAGGTGGTTGCCATTTTTGTAGATGATGATAATGGCAGGAGCGGGATATCGGCATTGAGCGATGCCTTGGCGAAGAAGCGAGCCAAGATCTCTTATAAGGCTGCCTTCCCTTCTGGATCCTCCATTAGCACAATAAGTGACTTGTTGGTTTCCGTGAACATGATGGAATCTCGGGTTTACGTTGTTCACGTCAATCCCGACACAGGTTTATCAGTATTTTCAATAGCTAAGAAACTTCAAATGATGGGTAGTGGCTATGTTTGGATCGCAACAGATTGGCTTCCTTCTTTTCTTGATTCGTTTGAAACAAATAGTCCTGATGTAATGAATCAGCTGCAAGGTGTTGTTGCTTTTCGCCACCACACCCCCGATGGCAATCTGAAGAAAAATTTTATCTCCAAGTGGAGGAATCTAAAATACAAAAAGAGCCCAAACTTCAACTCTTATGCACTCCATGCATATGACTCTGTTTGGTTAGTAGCCCGTGCTCTCGACACGTTTTTAAAAGAAGGTGGAAATATATCATTTTCCAACGACCCAAAGTTGCGTGAAAACAATGGGAGCATGTTTCAATTAAAATCATTCAAAGTGTTTAACGGTGGCGAACAACTTCTACAGACAATTAAGAGAACCAACTTCACAGGGGTAAGTGGTCAAATTCAATTTGGTGATGATGGTAAACATTTGATTCATCCAGCTTATGATATCTTGAACATTGGAGGAACTGGTATACGTAGAATTGGGTACTGGTCAAATTATTCTGGTCTATCAACTATAGCACCAGAAAACTTGTATGCCAAGCCTCTTAATGCTTCCCCAAATAACCATCTCTACAGTGTCATATGGCCGGGTGAAACATCGACCACTCCTCGAGGATGGGTATTTCCACACAGTGGGAAACCATTACAAATTGTAGTACCTAACCGAGTGAGTTACAAAGCCTTTGTGTCTAAAGACAAGAACCCTCCAGGTGTTAAAGGATATTGTATAGACGTGTTTGAAGCTGCCATAAACTTGTTGCCTTATCCAGTTCCtcacacatatatattatatggaGATGGAAAGGACACTCCTGAGTACAGCAATCTAGTGTATGAAGTTTCACAGAAT AAATATGATGCAGCTGTTGGAGATATTACGATTGTAACGAATAGGACGAAGATTGTAGACTTCACTCAACCGTTTATGGAGTCGGGACTTGTTGTAGTTACTGTTGTGAAAGAGGAGAAGTCAAGTCCATGGGCCTTTCTCAGGCCGTTTACCATTCAAATGTGGGCTGTCACTGcaatattctttatttttgttgGAGCAGTTGTTTGGATTCTCGAGCATCGGACCAATGAAGAGTTTCGTGGTCCACCAAGGCAACAACTAATTACAATATTTTG GTTTAGTTTCTCGACGATGTTCTTTTCTCACA AGGAAAACACTGTAAGCACCCTCGGACGGTTGGTGCTGATAATATGGCTCTTTGTCGTGTTAATTATCAACTCAAGCTACACAGCTAGTTTGACGTCGATCTTAACAGTGCAACAACTAACGTCAAATATTAAAGGGATTGATAGCTTAATCTCTAGCACCGATGCCATTGGAGTTCAAGAAGGGTCATTTGCATTGAAGTACTtgattgatgacctaggtataGCAGCATCTAGAATCATTAAGCTAAAAGATCAGGAGGAATATGCCGATGCTCTTCGGCATGGAGCGGAAGATGGTGGTGTCGCTGCCATTGTTGATGAGCTTCCTTATGTTGAGCTTTTTTTGGCTGGAACCAATTGCATGTACAGGATAGTTGGAGAGGAGTTCACGAAAAGCGGATGGGGATTT GCATTCCAAAGGGACTCTCCTCTCGCAGTCGATTTATCAACAGCCATTCTTCAACTCTCAGAGAATGGTGATCTCCAAAAGATCCATGATAAATGGCTATCACGAACCGAATGTTCGACGAACCTGAACCAAGTGGATGTAAACCAGCTATCACTGAGTAGCTTTTGGGGATTGTTTCTAATTTGTGGGATAGCCTGTTTTGTTGCTCTATCGGTATTCTTCTTTCGATTACTATCACAATACCGAAGATTTAGTCCAGAAACCCAGTCAGAAGTAGAGGAGATGGAACCTGTAAGGACGAGACGTCTTAGTCGTACAACTAGCTTCATGAACTTTGTAGATAAAAAAGAAGCAGAAGTTAAACCAAAACTTAAAAGAAGCAGTGATAACAAACAAGTTAGCCAGAGCTCAGGGAGCCTTCCTGCTTCACCTCCTTGA